One Curtobacterium sp. MCLR17_007 DNA window includes the following coding sequences:
- the tsaB gene encoding tRNA (adenosine(37)-N6)-threonylcarbamoyltransferase complex dimerization subunit type 1 TsaB has product MLLAIDTSAGTSVAVVDPTTHRVLAERSTDDSRRHAEVIGPFLRDVLTDAGITATDVTGVVAGMGPGPFTGLRVGIAAARTFAAARGVPVHPLVSHDAVAADVVASGDGAPFVVLTDARRREVYFSVHDLAGTRTAGPGLARPADLDDVLGASSGFRRVTAVTVPGGRLGQLAADRLASGSPFAEDTPLYLRDPDVTMPGAPKRVAR; this is encoded by the coding sequence GTGCTGCTCGCGATCGACACCTCCGCCGGGACCTCCGTGGCCGTGGTCGACCCCACGACGCACCGCGTCCTCGCCGAACGGTCGACCGACGACTCCCGTCGCCACGCCGAGGTGATCGGCCCCTTCCTGCGGGACGTCCTGACCGACGCCGGCATCACGGCCACCGACGTCACGGGCGTCGTCGCCGGCATGGGACCCGGACCGTTCACGGGGCTGCGGGTCGGCATCGCGGCAGCACGCACGTTCGCCGCCGCACGGGGAGTCCCCGTGCACCCGCTCGTCAGCCACGACGCCGTCGCGGCCGACGTCGTCGCATCCGGCGACGGTGCCCCGTTCGTCGTCCTGACGGACGCCCGCCGCCGCGAGGTGTACTTCAGCGTCCACGACCTGGCCGGCACGCGCACCGCGGGTCCCGGTCTCGCCAGGCCGGCCGACCTGGACGACGTGCTGGGGGCCTCCAGTGGGTTCCGGCGGGTCACCGCCGTCACCGTGCCGGGCGGGAGGCTCGGCCAGCTCGCCGCGGACCGGCTCGCCTCCGGCAGTCCCTTCGCCGAGGACACCCCCCTGTACCTCCGCGACCCCGACGTCACGATGCCGGGCGCACCCAAGCGGGTGGCTCGGTGA
- the tsaD gene encoding tRNA (adenosine(37)-N6)-threonylcarbamoyltransferase complex transferase subunit TsaD, with protein sequence MREPLVLGIETSCDETGIGIVRGTTLLANVIASSMEEHARYGGVVPEVAARAHLEAMTPTLTQALAEAGVTLDELDAVAVTAGPGLAGALMVGVGAAKALAVATGKPLYGVNHLVGHVGADVLRADGSSIELPTVALLVSGGHTSLLLVRDLVGDVELLGETIDDAAGEAFDKVARLLGLPYPGGPQIDRAASDGDPTAIRFPRGLTLPKDMAAHRYDFSFSGLKTSVARWVERCRDEGREVPVADVAASFREAVVDVLLTKALNACRDTGVHRLLLGGGVVANARLRAVAAERCAAAGIALRIPPLDLCTDNGAMIAAVGARLVAEGHAPSDLGIAADSTLPVTTVQV encoded by the coding sequence ATGCGTGAACCCCTGGTGCTCGGCATCGAGACCTCCTGCGACGAGACCGGCATCGGGATCGTCCGCGGCACCACCCTGCTCGCCAACGTCATCGCCTCGAGCATGGAGGAGCACGCCCGCTACGGCGGGGTCGTGCCCGAGGTGGCAGCACGCGCGCACCTCGAGGCGATGACGCCGACGCTGACGCAGGCGCTGGCCGAGGCCGGCGTGACGCTCGACGAGCTCGACGCGGTCGCCGTCACCGCCGGTCCGGGACTCGCCGGCGCCCTGATGGTCGGTGTCGGTGCCGCGAAGGCGCTCGCCGTGGCCACGGGCAAGCCGCTGTACGGCGTGAACCACCTGGTCGGCCACGTCGGGGCCGACGTCCTGCGCGCCGACGGCAGCAGCATCGAGCTGCCGACGGTCGCGCTGCTCGTGTCCGGCGGCCACACGTCGCTGCTGCTCGTGCGGGACCTGGTCGGGGACGTCGAACTGCTCGGCGAGACGATCGACGACGCCGCGGGCGAGGCCTTCGACAAGGTCGCTCGGCTGCTCGGACTGCCCTACCCCGGCGGCCCGCAGATCGACCGGGCCGCGTCGGACGGCGACCCCACGGCGATCCGCTTCCCCCGCGGGCTGACGCTGCCCAAGGACATGGCGGCGCACCGGTACGACTTCTCGTTCTCCGGCCTCAAGACCTCGGTCGCCCGCTGGGTGGAACGCTGCCGCGACGAGGGGCGCGAGGTCCCCGTGGCCGACGTGGCCGCGTCGTTCCGCGAGGCGGTCGTGGACGTCCTGCTCACGAAGGCGCTCAACGCCTGTCGTGACACCGGAGTCCACCGGCTGCTGCTCGGCGGCGGCGTCGTGGCGAACGCGCGGTTGCGTGCCGTCGCCGCCGAGCGCTGTGCGGCCGCTGGGATCGCGCTCCGGATCCCACCGCTCGACCTCTGCACCGACAACGGCGCGATGATCGCGGCCGTCGGGGCCCGCCTGGTCGCGGAGGGGCACGCGCCGAGCGACCTGGGCATCGCGGCGGACTCCACCCTGCCGGTGACGACCGTCCAGGTCTGA
- the guaB gene encoding IMP dehydrogenase, whose amino-acid sequence MDQPDPFGFIGLTYDDVMLLPGHTDVIPSEASTASRLTKRISVNVPLLSAAMDTVTESRMAIAMARQGGIGILHRNLSIEDQAAYVDKVKRSESGMITNPVTTTPDATVAEVDALCGQFRVSGLPVIEADGTLVGIITNRDMRFVAPFEQQTTFVRDVMTKAPLITALEGIDPESAIAIFAQHKIEKLPLVDADGKLRGLITVKDFDKSEQYPDATKDDEGRLRVGAAIGFFGDAWQRACALRDAGVDVLVVDTANGESEGVLDMVRRLKADRSFDAVDVIGGNVATRAGAQALIDAGVDAVKVGVGPGSICTTRVVAGVGVPQVTAVYEASLAAREAGVPIIADGGLQYSGDIAKALVAGADTVMLGSLLAGTDESPGDLVFVNGKQFKAYRGMGSLGALQTRGKKTSYSKDRYFQADVPNDDKLIPEGIEGQVPYRGSVGNVVYQLTGGLRQSMFYVGGRTVPELKARGKFVRITAAGLKESHPHDVQMVVEAPNYTR is encoded by the coding sequence ATGGACCAGCCGGATCCGTTCGGATTCATCGGACTCACGTACGACGACGTCATGCTCCTGCCGGGGCACACCGACGTCATCCCGAGCGAGGCGTCCACCGCGTCCCGGCTCACCAAGCGGATCTCGGTGAACGTGCCGCTGCTCTCGGCAGCGATGGACACCGTCACCGAGTCCCGCATGGCCATCGCCATGGCACGCCAGGGCGGGATCGGGATCCTGCACCGCAACCTCTCCATCGAGGACCAGGCCGCCTACGTCGACAAGGTCAAGCGGTCCGAGTCGGGCATGATCACCAACCCGGTCACCACCACGCCGGACGCCACCGTGGCCGAGGTCGACGCGCTCTGCGGCCAGTTCCGGGTCTCCGGGCTGCCCGTCATCGAGGCGGACGGCACCCTGGTCGGCATCATCACGAACCGCGACATGCGCTTCGTCGCGCCGTTCGAGCAGCAGACCACGTTCGTGCGCGACGTCATGACGAAGGCTCCGCTGATCACCGCGCTCGAGGGCATCGACCCCGAGTCCGCGATCGCGATCTTCGCGCAGCACAAGATCGAGAAGCTGCCGCTCGTCGACGCGGACGGCAAGCTCCGCGGGCTCATCACCGTCAAGGACTTCGACAAGAGCGAGCAGTACCCGGACGCGACCAAGGACGACGAGGGCCGGCTGCGCGTCGGTGCCGCGATCGGCTTCTTCGGTGACGCCTGGCAGCGCGCGTGCGCGCTCCGTGACGCCGGGGTCGACGTTCTCGTGGTCGACACGGCGAACGGCGAGAGCGAGGGCGTGCTCGACATGGTCCGCCGCCTCAAGGCCGACCGGTCCTTCGACGCCGTCGACGTCATCGGCGGCAACGTCGCGACCCGTGCCGGCGCGCAGGCGCTCATCGACGCCGGTGTCGACGCCGTCAAGGTCGGCGTCGGACCCGGCTCCATCTGCACCACCCGCGTCGTCGCCGGGGTCGGCGTCCCGCAGGTCACCGCCGTGTACGAGGCGTCCCTCGCCGCACGCGAGGCCGGGGTGCCGATCATCGCCGACGGCGGGCTGCAGTACTCGGGCGACATCGCCAAGGCCCTGGTCGCCGGTGCGGACACCGTGATGCTCGGCTCGCTGCTGGCGGGCACGGACGAGTCCCCCGGGGACCTCGTCTTCGTCAACGGCAAGCAGTTCAAGGCGTACCGCGGGATGGGCTCCCTGGGCGCACTGCAGACCCGCGGCAAGAAGACCTCGTACTCGAAGGACCGCTACTTCCAGGCGGACGTCCCGAACGACGACAAGCTGATCCCCGAGGGCATCGAGGGCCAGGTCCCCTACCGCGGCTCCGTCGGCAACGTCGTCTACCAGCTCACCGGCGGGCTGCGGCAGTCGATGTTCTACGTCGGCGGCCGCACGGTCCCCGAGCTCAAGGCGCGCGGCAAGTTCGTCCGCATCACCGCCGCCGGGCTCAAGGAGTCGCACCCGCACGACGTGCAGATGGTCGTCGAGGCGCCGAACTACACCCGGTAG
- the rarD gene encoding EamA family transporter RarD produces the protein MSERVARSEASVGVLQAVVAYGLWGLMPLLFTAMAPAGAFEIVAWRIVFGLGFCAVGIAVTRSWLRTRSLVAQRRVMAVMALAAVLIVVNWTVYVLATTTGHTVEAALGYFINPLVTIALGVVLLHERLRPAQWTAVGISIVAVVVIAVGYGQMPWISLVLAFSFGLYGLVKKRVGGTVDALSGLTMETLWLTPVAVVALVAMGATGLGGGITFGAAGWGHALLMVAAGPATAVPLLLFASSARRLSLSTLGLTQYLTPVMQLVVGVVVQHEAMSTSRWVGFAIVWLALLVLTTDSFVASRRTRRTPLPAAVV, from the coding sequence GTGAGTGAGCGCGTGGCCAGGAGCGAAGCATCCGTCGGGGTCCTGCAGGCCGTCGTGGCCTACGGGCTCTGGGGGCTGATGCCGCTGCTGTTCACGGCGATGGCCCCGGCCGGTGCGTTCGAGATCGTCGCCTGGCGGATCGTGTTCGGCCTCGGGTTCTGCGCGGTCGGCATCGCCGTCACCCGGTCGTGGCTCCGGACCCGCTCGTTGGTCGCACAGCGCCGCGTGATGGCGGTCATGGCGCTCGCGGCCGTGCTCATCGTCGTGAACTGGACCGTGTACGTCCTCGCGACCACGACCGGCCACACGGTCGAAGCCGCGCTCGGCTACTTCATCAACCCGCTCGTCACGATCGCGCTCGGCGTCGTGCTGTTGCACGAGCGGCTGCGTCCGGCGCAGTGGACGGCCGTCGGCATCAGCATCGTGGCCGTCGTCGTCATCGCGGTCGGGTACGGGCAGATGCCGTGGATCTCGCTGGTGCTGGCGTTCTCGTTCGGGCTCTACGGCCTCGTGAAGAAGCGCGTCGGCGGCACGGTCGACGCCCTGAGCGGCCTGACGATGGAGACGCTGTGGCTGACCCCGGTCGCCGTCGTGGCGCTCGTGGCGATGGGTGCGACCGGGCTCGGCGGCGGGATCACGTTCGGGGCCGCCGGGTGGGGGCACGCCCTGCTCATGGTCGCCGCGGGCCCGGCGACGGCCGTGCCGCTGCTGTTGTTCGCGTCGTCGGCCAGGCGGCTCTCGCTGTCGACCCTCGGGCTGACGCAGTACCTGACCCCGGTGATGCAGCTCGTCGTCGGCGTGGTCGTCCAGCACGAGGCGATGAGCACGTCGCGCTGGGTCGGGTTCGCGATCGTGTGGCTCGCGCTGCTGGTCCTGACCACCGACTCGTTCGTGGCGTCCCGGCGTACCAGGCGCACGCCGCTGCCCGCCGCAGTGGTCTGA
- a CDS encoding glycoside hydrolase family 16 protein, with translation MQERTTKAALAAVVLSAALIAAPLGTATATAATTSPFKLSFAQNFTTAMPANGPFAQKYVDSWQPYPDGMGGGMYWSGSQVSTHDGMMDVTLDGKRGAAGTFGSRVGAWGAVGGKFTVRARATGGDGNGAAFILWPTSNVWSEGEIDFPESNFEDSPMLHQHSMTPGKEDLATSVSTRASWRDWHTYAVEWIPGKSVKYYLDDKLLTTVTRDVPRTPHRFMFQVGNWGAKGHLYIDSVSTYAYKP, from the coding sequence ATGCAGGAACGCACCACGAAGGCGGCTCTCGCGGCCGTCGTCCTCAGCGCAGCGCTCATCGCTGCCCCGCTCGGGACCGCGACCGCGACCGCCGCGACGACGAGCCCGTTCAAGCTCTCGTTCGCGCAGAACTTCACCACCGCGATGCCAGCGAACGGGCCGTTCGCGCAGAAGTACGTCGACTCGTGGCAGCCGTACCCGGACGGGATGGGTGGCGGCATGTACTGGTCGGGCTCGCAGGTCAGCACCCACGACGGGATGATGGACGTGACGCTGGACGGCAAGCGCGGTGCGGCGGGCACCTTCGGGTCGCGGGTCGGCGCGTGGGGTGCCGTCGGCGGCAAGTTCACCGTCCGAGCCCGTGCCACCGGCGGCGACGGCAACGGCGCGGCGTTCATCCTCTGGCCGACCTCGAACGTCTGGTCCGAGGGTGAGATCGACTTCCCGGAGAGCAACTTCGAGGACTCGCCGATGCTGCACCAGCACTCGATGACCCCCGGCAAGGAGGACCTCGCGACGAGCGTCTCGACCCGGGCGTCGTGGCGCGACTGGCACACCTACGCGGTCGAGTGGATCCCGGGCAAGTCGGTCAAGTACTACCTCGACGACAAGCTGCTGACGACCGTCACCCGCGACGTGCCACGGACACCGCACCGCTTCATGTTCCAGGTCGGCAACTGGGGCGCGAAGGGCCACCTCTACATCGACTCGGTGAGCACCTACGCGTACAAGCCCTGA
- a CDS encoding DUF4190 domain-containing protein: MSDQNQWPKPGEQQSDGQRPDASAPAPGSAAEPNGYGQDTPQPPQYGQQPPQYGQQAGQTPQYGQQPSGQQYGQQPSGQQYGQQPYGQSQQPQYGAPQNPYAQQNPYAQQQGQQNPYAQQQGQQGQQGQQGQYNPYAAGGYQPYAQRPKTNILAILSIVFGLGAIPLFFMAVLLGPAGAILGHVALGRLKHNGEQGRGLALTGIIAGWVMLGVWILWVAFLFWIGAHANDYSDYGTGTGSGTGALVG, from the coding sequence GTGTCCGATCAGAACCAGTGGCCGAAGCCGGGCGAGCAGCAGTCGGACGGGCAGCGGCCGGACGCATCGGCTCCCGCGCCCGGGTCCGCCGCCGAGCCGAACGGGTACGGCCAGGACACTCCGCAGCCGCCGCAGTACGGCCAGCAGCCGCCGCAGTACGGCCAGCAGGCCGGACAGACGCCGCAGTACGGCCAGCAGCCCTCCGGCCAGCAGTACGGCCAGCAGCCCTCCGGCCAGCAGTACGGCCAGCAGCCGTACGGCCAGTCGCAGCAGCCCCAGTACGGCGCTCCGCAGAACCCGTACGCCCAGCAGAACCCCTACGCCCAGCAGCAGGGCCAGCAGAACCCCTACGCCCAGCAGCAGGGCCAGCAGGGCCAGCAGGGCCAGCAGGGCCAGTACAACCCCTACGCCGCCGGCGGGTACCAGCCCTACGCGCAGCGGCCGAAGACGAACATCCTCGCCATCCTGTCGATCGTGTTCGGCCTCGGCGCGATCCCGTTGTTCTTCATGGCGGTGCTGCTCGGCCCGGCCGGTGCGATCCTCGGGCACGTGGCCCTCGGCAGGCTCAAGCACAACGGCGAGCAGGGCCGCGGCCTGGCGCTGACCGGCATCATCGCCGGATGGGTGATGCTCGGCGTCTGGATCCTCTGGGTGGCGTTCCTGTTCTGGATCGGCGCCCACGCCAACGACTACTCGGACTACGGCACCGGGACCGGGTCGGGCACCGGCGCCCTCGTCGGCTGA
- the rimI gene encoding ribosomal protein S18-alanine N-acetyltransferase produces MTLPDGLRLRRAHPQDLDDVMWLEHAAFPTDAWSASQMSGELYSPHGFYVVVETTDGSAPTVVGYAGLSSLPGNPVADVQTIAVAAEHRGAGIGRALFTELLDEARRRRVHEVFLEVRADNPVAQTMYTGFGFVHIATRPRYYQPDGVDAWVMRAALAPEHPSGPGPVGQETLDA; encoded by the coding sequence GTGACACTGCCGGACGGGCTGCGCCTGCGGCGCGCCCATCCGCAGGACCTGGACGACGTGATGTGGCTCGAGCACGCCGCGTTCCCGACCGACGCCTGGTCGGCCTCGCAGATGTCGGGCGAGCTGTACTCCCCGCACGGCTTCTACGTGGTGGTCGAGACGACCGACGGGTCGGCGCCGACGGTCGTCGGGTACGCCGGGCTGTCGTCGCTGCCGGGCAACCCCGTCGCCGACGTGCAGACCATCGCCGTCGCGGCCGAGCACCGGGGTGCCGGCATCGGGCGCGCCCTGTTCACCGAGCTGCTCGACGAGGCCCGTCGACGCCGCGTGCACGAGGTCTTCCTCGAGGTCCGGGCCGACAACCCGGTGGCCCAGACCATGTACACCGGCTTCGGGTTCGTGCACATCGCGACCCGTCCGCGCTACTACCAGCCGGACGGGGTCGACGCGTGGGTGATGCGTGCCGCGCTCGCCCCGGAACACCCGAGCGGCCCCGGACCCGTCGGACAGGAGACCCTCGATGCGTGA
- the groES gene encoding co-chaperone GroES: protein MAVTIKPLEDRIVIRQVEAEQTTASGLVIPDTAKEKPQEGEVVAVGPGRIDDNGNRVPLDVAVGDKVIYSKYGGTEVKYSGEDLLVLSARDVLAVIEH from the coding sequence GTGGCCGTCACCATCAAGCCGCTCGAAGATCGCATCGTCATCCGTCAGGTCGAGGCGGAGCAGACCACCGCGTCCGGTCTCGTCATCCCGGACACCGCGAAGGAGAAGCCGCAGGAGGGCGAGGTCGTGGCCGTGGGTCCGGGTCGCATCGACGACAACGGCAACCGCGTGCCGCTCGACGTCGCCGTCGGCGACAAGGTCATCTACTCGAAGTACGGCGGCACCGAGGTCAAGTACTCGGGCGAGGACCTGCTGGTCCTGTCCGCGCGCGACGTCCTCGCGGTCATCGAGCACTGA
- a CDS encoding ABC transporter substrate-binding protein → MIRTTRVTTALALAGAAAVLLAACSTAGSSSDPSSSASSAKKDPASSCKAPSTPGTDALKIGTILPLTGSLAYLNPPAESGVGLAVEDINSAGGVLDKDVSIDPQTDSGDSTDMTVSSAAANKLVNAKVPVAIGAESSSVTLNVIDQLTSNCIVEISPANTASDLSGYSSYYYRTAPPDSVQGSALGQLVTGDGNAKVAFLVFNDTYGTGLRNSVQAAVEASGGQVVYGGKGKGQEFPPGQTTFSSEVTAALATKPDAIVVLAFDETKSIVPELKSQNADMAKIYMSDGNTADYSKDFDPGTLEGAQGTIPGASPKDELKQRLADYYKKSSGKDLADYSYAAESYDATTLAALAAVKGKGTDAGTIQANMDKVSGADGGTECSTFADCKKLLDDGKDVHYTGPSGIGPFDSNNDPSSAYIGIYKFDGDNKPVYQSAIQGSVKK, encoded by the coding sequence ATGATCAGAACCACCCGCGTCACCACGGCGCTGGCACTGGCGGGAGCGGCCGCAGTGCTGCTCGCGGCGTGCTCCACGGCAGGCAGCAGCTCCGACCCCTCGTCGTCGGCGTCCTCCGCCAAGAAGGACCCGGCATCGAGCTGCAAGGCTCCGTCGACCCCGGGTACCGACGCGCTGAAGATCGGGACGATCCTGCCCCTCACGGGCTCGCTCGCGTACCTGAACCCCCCGGCCGAGTCGGGCGTGGGCCTGGCCGTCGAGGACATCAACTCGGCGGGCGGTGTCCTCGACAAGGACGTCTCCATCGACCCGCAGACCGACTCCGGCGACAGCACGGACATGACCGTGTCGAGCGCCGCGGCGAACAAGCTCGTCAACGCCAAGGTCCCGGTCGCGATCGGCGCCGAGTCCTCCTCGGTCACGCTCAACGTCATCGACCAGCTCACGAGCAACTGCATCGTCGAGATCTCGCCCGCGAACACCGCGAGCGACCTGTCGGGCTACTCGTCGTACTACTACCGGACCGCTCCGCCGGACTCGGTGCAGGGTTCCGCGCTCGGTCAGCTCGTCACGGGTGACGGCAACGCCAAGGTCGCCTTCCTGGTCTTCAACGACACCTACGGCACCGGTCTGCGCAACTCGGTGCAGGCAGCGGTCGAGGCCTCCGGCGGCCAGGTCGTCTACGGCGGCAAGGGCAAGGGCCAGGAGTTCCCGCCCGGGCAGACCACGTTCTCGTCCGAGGTGACGGCCGCACTCGCGACCAAGCCCGACGCGATCGTCGTCCTGGCCTTCGACGAGACGAAGTCGATCGTCCCCGAACTGAAGTCGCAGAACGCGGACATGGCGAAGATCTACATGTCCGACGGCAACACGGCGGACTACTCGAAGGACTTCGACCCGGGCACGCTCGAGGGCGCGCAGGGCACTATCCCCGGTGCCTCGCCGAAGGACGAGCTGAAGCAGCGTCTGGCCGACTACTACAAGAAGTCGTCCGGTAAGGACCTCGCCGACTACTCGTACGCAGCCGAGTCCTACGACGCCACCACCCTGGCCGCGCTGGCCGCGGTGAAGGGCAAGGGCACCGACGCCGGCACCATCCAGGCGAACATGGACAAGGTCTCCGGTGCAGACGGAGGCACCGAGTGCTCGACCTTCGCCGACTGCAAGAAGCTCCTCGACGACGGCAAGGACGTCCACTACACGGGCCCGTCCGGCATCGGTCCGTTCGACTCGAACAACGACCCGTCGAGCGCCTACATCGGCATCTACAAGTTCGACGGCGACAACAAGCCGGTCTACCAGAGCGCCATCCAGGGCTCGGTCAAGAAGTAA
- a CDS encoding class I SAM-dependent methyltransferase: MDATELAQLLTPDGMALLDRTPAVSDGGEIVRVVARLRREGHDPALVAAVLTQAKLRQKARGKFGDFASRMLFTEAGLEQATRLAVAAQHAGRFAAAGLRRVADLGCGIGGDAMAMAALDLAVTAVDRDEVTAAVATHNLALWPDARVELGDAAAFDLSRVDGVWMDPARRTSGHSDTRRLADPDDWSPSLDTVFAAATRTPTGVKLGPGVDRDLIPDTAEAQWTSVDREVVELALWFGPLARPGIRRAATVIGSHGIAELTSDADSEDVEVGSIGDYLYEPDGAVIRARLIGDLARSFDGRMLSDGIAYVTADRPVTTPFAQGFRVLDTLPLDVKQLSARLAADGVGTVEIKKRGVDVDPAQFRKRLRLRGGSRQATLVLTRLEGRHTAVLCERLPQAVV; encoded by the coding sequence ATGGACGCCACGGAACTCGCTCAGCTGCTGACGCCGGACGGCATGGCGCTGCTCGACCGGACGCCGGCCGTGTCCGACGGCGGCGAGATCGTGCGGGTCGTCGCTCGGCTGCGCCGTGAGGGGCACGACCCCGCGCTGGTCGCGGCGGTCCTGACCCAGGCGAAGCTGCGGCAGAAGGCCCGGGGCAAGTTCGGTGACTTCGCGAGCCGGATGCTCTTCACCGAGGCCGGCCTCGAGCAGGCGACCCGGCTCGCCGTCGCCGCACAGCACGCCGGCCGCTTCGCCGCCGCGGGGCTGCGTCGCGTGGCCGACCTGGGGTGCGGCATCGGCGGGGACGCGATGGCGATGGCCGCGCTCGACCTCGCCGTGACGGCAGTCGACCGCGACGAGGTCACCGCGGCGGTCGCGACGCACAACCTGGCACTCTGGCCCGACGCCCGGGTCGAGCTCGGCGACGCAGCGGCGTTCGACCTGTCCCGCGTCGACGGGGTCTGGATGGACCCCGCGCGTCGGACGTCCGGCCACAGCGACACCCGACGGCTGGCGGACCCGGACGACTGGTCGCCGTCACTCGACACCGTCTTCGCAGCCGCCACGAGGACACCGACCGGCGTGAAGCTCGGTCCGGGCGTCGATCGCGACCTCATCCCCGACACCGCCGAGGCGCAGTGGACCTCGGTCGACCGCGAGGTCGTCGAGCTCGCGCTCTGGTTCGGCCCGCTCGCACGGCCCGGCATCCGTCGCGCCGCGACCGTCATCGGCTCCCACGGCATCGCGGAGCTGACGAGCGATGCTGACTCCGAGGACGTCGAGGTCGGCTCGATCGGCGACTACCTGTACGAGCCGGACGGGGCGGTCATCCGAGCACGTCTGATCGGGGACCTGGCGCGTTCGTTCGACGGCCGCATGCTCTCGGACGGGATCGCCTACGTCACCGCCGACCGTCCCGTGACGACGCCGTTCGCGCAGGGCTTCCGGGTCCTCGACACGTTGCCGCTCGACGTCAAGCAGCTGAGCGCACGCCTGGCAGCCGACGGTGTCGGCACGGTGGAGATCAAGAAGCGCGGGGTCGACGTGGACCCCGCGCAGTTCCGCAAGCGGTTGCGGCTGCGTGGCGGCAGTCGCCAGGCGACGCTGGTGCTCACCCGACTGGAGGGCCGCCACACCGCCGTCCTGTGTGAACGGCTCCCTCAGGCGGTCGTCTGA
- a CDS encoding branched-chain amino acid ABC transporter permease, with the protein MGSITPAGPALLRRFRPGAPGRRRLVLVVVLVAAFLATFLLDWAASAPAIGAGATPTASASASASTGSAPSSTQPCTVSTTNGCIQGTILDSKREPASGVDVDVAGPGGFTATSTTTDAGRWSVSVPAAGQYSVTVDQDTLPKGQFLTNAADAKRTVQANLNANAGQIFQLSDQEGATTSEATSSVTAARAWQQFASGIRLGLLIALASIGLSLIYGTTGLSSFSHGEQVTLGGLLAYLFANQLGVNIWLTGVIVVVLCAASGYLQDMVIWRPLRRRRISLTQLMIVTIGLSIAAQYAFQYFFGASTVRIQQSNPTTVTFAGITLTVQSYVAMGIALVVLIATGLFLAKTRFGRATRAVSDNPALASASGIDVDRVIRFVWTLAAGLAGLSGVMLGLVLNGVNWQTGLQLLLLMFAAVTLGGLGTAYGALVGSMIIGVVVELTNLVLPGDFKYATALVILILILLFRPQGIFGRAERIG; encoded by the coding sequence GTGGGATCCATCACTCCTGCGGGGCCGGCGCTGCTGCGCCGGTTCCGCCCCGGTGCGCCAGGCCGTCGCCGACTGGTGCTCGTCGTCGTGCTCGTCGCGGCCTTCCTGGCGACCTTCCTCCTCGACTGGGCGGCCAGCGCCCCGGCGATCGGTGCGGGCGCGACGCCGACGGCATCGGCGTCGGCGTCGGCGTCGACCGGCTCCGCCCCGTCCAGCACCCAGCCCTGCACCGTCAGCACCACGAACGGGTGCATCCAGGGCACGATCCTCGACTCGAAGCGTGAGCCCGCGTCCGGTGTCGACGTGGACGTCGCGGGGCCGGGTGGCTTCACCGCTACGTCGACCACCACCGACGCCGGGCGCTGGTCGGTGAGCGTGCCGGCAGCGGGGCAGTACAGCGTCACCGTCGACCAGGACACGCTGCCGAAGGGCCAGTTCCTGACGAACGCCGCCGACGCCAAGCGCACGGTGCAGGCGAACCTCAACGCGAACGCCGGGCAGATCTTCCAGCTGTCGGACCAAGAGGGCGCGACGACCTCCGAGGCGACCTCGAGCGTCACCGCCGCGCGCGCCTGGCAACAGTTCGCGTCCGGCATCCGGCTCGGGCTGCTCATCGCACTCGCGTCGATCGGTCTGTCGCTGATCTACGGCACGACCGGGCTGTCGAGCTTCTCCCACGGCGAGCAGGTCACCCTCGGCGGACTGCTGGCCTACCTCTTCGCGAACCAGCTCGGCGTGAACATCTGGCTCACGGGCGTCATCGTCGTGGTCCTCTGCGCGGCGAGCGGGTACCTGCAGGACATGGTCATCTGGCGGCCCCTGCGGCGGCGGCGCATCAGCCTGACTCAGCTCATGATCGTCACGATCGGCCTGTCGATCGCCGCGCAGTACGCGTTCCAGTACTTCTTCGGCGCCAGCACCGTCCGGATCCAGCAGAGCAACCCGACCACGGTGACGTTCGCCGGGATCACCCTGACGGTGCAGTCCTACGTCGCGATGGGGATCGCGCTCGTCGTGCTGATCGCGACCGGTCTGTTCCTCGCGAAGACCCGCTTCGGTCGGGCGACCCGTGCCGTGTCGGACAACCCGGCACTGGCGTCCGCGTCGGGCATCGACGTCGACCGGGTCATCCGGTTCGTGTGGACGCTCGCCGCCGGCCTCGCGGGGCTGTCCGGCGTCATGCTCGGCCTGGTGCTCAACGGCGTGAACTGGCAGACCGGTCTCCAGCTGCTGCTGCTCATGTTCGCCGCCGTCACCCTGGGCGGTCTCGGCACCGCGTACGGCGCCCTCGTCGGGTCGATGATCATCGGCGTCGTCGTGGAGCTCACCAACCTCGTGCTGCCGGGCGACTTCAAGTACGCCACGGCGCTCGTCATCCTCATCCTCATCCTGCTGTTCCGGCCGCAGGGCATCTTCGGCCGTGCCGAGCGGATCGGCTAA